A genomic window from Pecten maximus chromosome 2, xPecMax1.1, whole genome shotgun sequence includes:
- the LOC117321563 gene encoding histamine H2 receptor-like, translated as MVSERSSMYPAYNSTGNLTLREAFHHFMTRVGKRNLSDDFHHLTDSDYSYDDYLVSLHNKTREYLANRGQQIDDDKEVLRKHMLAIAVIVCAFTVIFNLALLLVILARRSLRSKPLFWNIISLAISDLVVGLFVLPVRLEYTDALTWNHGLVICKVWSVMDISHFCLSAMILVSICSERILAKMETITSISSQTVKMLSVILTVFPWAFLLFVCLPVLIVGEENIRYETMVHYGSFCNYVLESSFFIPSVTVMYILPSTILILVVTAMVCVYVIKGTAWERLNSNTTAAERRSLRMSTVAALVVGMVTIIFWFPYIVLLFIYVTCRDYSCLPNQVTSAVIFMVSISTSAVTPLLWLLIAEVRETLASQMNPILHKIHTRLGFRKPPVEREHSTELLVDNDL; from the coding sequence GGTAACCTGACCCTTCGTGAGGCGTTCCATCACTTCATGACCCGGGTAGGAAAAAGGAACCTTAGTGATGACTTCCACCACTTAACGGATAGCGACTACTCCTATGACGACTATCTTGTCAGTCTTCACAACAAAACCCGAGAATACCTCGCAAATCGAGGTCAGCAGATTGATGACGATAAGGAAGTTCTTCGAAAGCACATGTTAGCCATAGCCGTCATTGTATGTGCCTTCACAGTTATCTTTAACCTCGCTCTGCTTCTCGTCATCCTGGCACGAAGAAGCCTTCGATCGAAACCCCTCTTCTGGAACATCATCAGCCTTGCTATTTCGGACCTTGTAGTGGGTTTGTTCGTACTGCCCGTTAGATTAGAGTACACGGACGCACTGACATGGAACCATGGTCTAGTTATCTGTAAGGTCTGGTCCGTCATGGATATCAGTCATTTCTGTCTTTCTGCGATGATCTTGGTCAGTATATGCTCAGAGAGGATTTTGGCCAAAATGGAAACTATTACCTCGATTAGTAGTCAGACTGTcaagatgttatcagtcataTTGACGGTGTTTCCATGGGCATTTCTCTTGTTTGTCTGTCTGCCCGTACTGATTGTCGGAGAAGAAAACATCCGCTACGAAACGATGGTGCATTATGGGAGCTTCTGCAACTACGTACTAGAATCGTCTTTCTTTATCCCATCGGTGACCGTCATGTATATCCTTCCTTCCACTATACTTATCCTCGTCGTTACTGCAATGGTGTGTGTCTACGTCATTAAAGGCACTGCCTGGGAACGCCTCAACTCGAACACCACTGCAGCGGAGAGGAGGAGTTTGCGCATGTCAACGGTAGCTGCGTTGGTAGTTGGTATGGTTACAATTATATTTTGGTTTCCATATATAGTACTGTTGTTTATTTACGTGACCTGTCGTGACTACTCTTGTCTGCCCAACCAAGTAACCTCAGCCGTAATATTCATGGTATCCATCAGTACGTCAGCGGTGACGCCGTTACTATGGTTACTCATTGCTGAAGTCAGGGAAACGCTTGCCTCTCAAATGAATCCGATCTTGCATAAGATACATACGAGATTGGGATTCCGAAAACCTCCAGTTGAACGGGAACACAGTACGGAGCTGCTTGTGGACAATGACTTGTAA